The Musa acuminata AAA Group cultivar baxijiao chromosome BXJ1-3, Cavendish_Baxijiao_AAA, whole genome shotgun sequence genome window below encodes:
- the LOC103979226 gene encoding AP2/ERF and B3 domain-containing transcription repressor RAV2, which yields MEGSCVDEAPSHSARCQQTPPHAGEALQRMGSGVSAVLDPTPESGMEAVSRKLSSSQYKGVVPQPNGRWGAQIYEKHRRVWLGTFGDEAEASRAYDVAAQRFRGRDAITNFKPLSESDDDEAYELSFLVAHSKAEIVDMLRKHTYHDELHQSKRAQGGGRVVSRRTTPSYLRSARLMLFDKVVTPSDVGKLNRLVIPKQHAEKYFPLESGSSVASKGVLLNFEDAGGRVWRFRYSYWSSSQSFVLTKGWSRFVREKNLKAGDVVTFWRSTGPEKQLFIDWRTDVIASFRTMTPPPTVNPLRVVKLFGVDISGLLPVNGGDRKRGRETELFPPSQFFEQQFF from the coding sequence ATGGAAGGTAGCTGCGTCGATGAGGCACCGAGTCACTCGGCGAGGTGCCAACAGACGCCGCCGCATGCGGGCGAGGCCCTGCAGCGCATGGGCAGCGGCGTCAGcgcggtgctcgacccgaccccggaGAGCGGGATGGAGGCCGTGTCCAGGAAGCTGTCGTCGTCTCAGTACAAAGGCGTCGTCCCCCAGCCCAACGGCCGGTGGGGCGCCCAGATCTACGAAAAGCACCGTCGGGTGTGGCTCGGCACCTTCGGCGACGAAGCCGAGGCCTCGCGCGCCTACGACGTGGCAGCGCAGCGGTTCCGCGGCCGCGACGCGATCACCAACTTCAAGCCTCTCTCCGAGTCCGACGACGACGAGGCCTACGAGCTCTCCTTCCTCGTGGCGCACTCCAAGGCGGAGATCGTGGACATGCTGCGCAAGCACACGTACCACGACGAGCTCCACCAGAGCAAGCGAGCCCAGGGGGGCGGCCGGGTCGTTAGCAGGAGGACGACGCCGAGCTACCTACGCTCGGCTCGCCTGATGTTGTTCGACAAGGTGGTCACCCCGAGCGACGTCGGGAAGCTGAATAGGCTAGTGATACCGAAGCAGCACGCCGAGAAGTATTTCCCGTTGGAGAGCGGCAGCAGCGTGGCATCGAAGGGTGTGCTGCTCAACTTTGAGGACGCCGGCGGCAGGGTGTGGAGGTTTAGGTACTCGTACTGGAGCAGTAGCCAGAGCTTCGTGCTGACAAAAGGCTGGAGCCGGTTTGTCAGGGAGAAGAACCTCAAGGCCGGGGACGTGGTCACCTTCTGGCGATCCACCGGGCCGGAGAAGCAGCTGTTCATCGACTGGAGGACGGACGTGATCGCGAGCTTTCGCACGATGACCCCGCCGCCTACTGTTAACCCGCTTCGGGTTGTGAAGCTGTTCGGTGTGGACATATCAGGATTGCTGCCTGTTAATGGTGGCGacaggaagagaggaagagagacgGAGTTGTTTCCACCATCACAGTTCTTCGAGCAGCAATTCTTTTGA
- the LOC135628402 gene encoding uncharacterized protein LOC135628402: MMSVAMMQSSSAAVFDSDKCSRTAPVDRYRRQDDPPLAVEESHAQERPEQFDIWSAIQSREAAAAAADQPAAPYVHPLARRSSSLLSQKSLEICTERLGSETGSDGFSSFMDDLDFHHPSKLAGEETEEEKKYVPFEKQAGGGGARELASVSSHCSVGRRSPPRSFPPPLPSISQRNVPCLHMRPHRLDGRLVMEAVAVPSKNYFHAQRVDGRLVLSLTDTTSGDKPGHASDATEITQPQMPEDVEQDNEDTVGNETTEITQLEEEEEEEEEEEELEETNRYEEEEEEEEVEVVDRGTIVEVKVSTQPQQQSGAMKVHRSSLVINKFVGGAPLTSMTKCEQPVPSTVVPRRASPTTTTAAAAASTLSVTTEGYNDYGYIGLWAPLGGHHPPLDNKLLFTSKRRNRGELLHDMRRCSQLRRPLFIREPCCAVTST, encoded by the coding sequence ATGATGTCGGTTGCCATGATGCAAAGCTCGTCCGCAGCTGTCTTCGACTCGGACAAGTGCAGCCGGACGGCGCCGGTGGATCGATATAGACGGCAGGACGATCCTCCTCTGGCGGTCGAGGAAAGCCACGCCCAGGAGCGGCCCGAACAATTCGACATATGGAGCGCGATCCAATCGCGGGaggcggccgccgccgccgctgaccAGCCGGCGGCTCCTTACGTTCATCCTCTCGCTAGGCGGTCTTCGAGCCTGTTGAGCCAGAAGAGCCTCGAGATCTGCACGGAACGCCTCGGATCCGAGACCGGCTCTGATGGCTTCTCCTCCTTCATGGACGACCTCGACTTCCACCATCCATCTAAGCTCGCTGGAGAAGAgacagaggaagagaagaaatatGTGCCCTTCGAGAAGcaagcaggaggaggaggcgcCAGGGAGCTAGCGTCGGTGAGTTCCCATTGTTCAGTTGGCCGGCGGTCGCCACCGAGGTCGTTCCCCCCACCGCTGCCGTCGATCTCCCAGCGCAACGTGCCTTGCCTCCACATGAGGCCTCACCGCCTAGACGGGCGCCTCGTCATGGAAGCCGTCGCCGTCCCTTCAAAGAACTACTTTCACGCCCAGCGCGTGGACGGCCGACTCGTCCTGTCCTTGACCGACACCACCTCCGGAGACAAACCTGGTCACGCATCCGATGCCACTGAAATTACACAACCACAAATGCCAGAAGACGTCGAGCAAGATAACGAAGATACTGTAGGGAACGAAACGACGGAAATAACAcaattggaggaggaggaggaggaggaggaagaagaagaagaattagaGGAAACTAACCGatacgaggaagaggaagaagaagaggaagtggaAGTGGTGGACAGGGGAACGATCGTCGAGGTGAAGGTAAGCACGCAGCCCCAGCAACAGAGCGGCGCCATGAAGGTACACCGGTCCTCGCTCGTCATCAACAAGTTCGTGGGCGGCGCTCCCCTAACCAGCATGACCAAATGCGAGCAACCTGTTCCATCAACCGTGGTACCCAGGCGGGCATCGCCGACGACGACcactgcggcggcggcggcgtccaCGCTCAGCGTCACCACAGAAGGTTACAACGACTACGGCTACATCGGGCTGTGGGCGCCGCTCGGCGGCCACCACCCACCGCTCGACAACAAGCTTCTGTTCACTTCCAAGCGGCGGAACCGCGGGGAGTTGCTCCACGACATGAGAAGGTGCAGCCAGCTGCGCAGGCCATTGTTCATTAGGGAGCCGTGTTGCGCTGTCACCTCCACTTGA